One stretch of Armatimonadota bacterium DNA includes these proteins:
- a CDS encoding MFS transporter encodes MKRTPLLILCLTLFLDMLGFGFIMPLLPVYITHYGGAPWVGGALMATFSLMQFVFAPIWGRRSDFTGRRPVILVGLGGSAVSYFFFGAAPNLAVLFLARAASGILTAASLPTSQAYVADVTPPEKRSSGMAMLGASFGLGFAFGPLLGGVLGRYSLFGLPALATPALVAAGLAVGNWFLAWRLLPESHTDRSVTQEKRSALDAFPAIARAFRDPTVSRLLTVNVFITFAFTAVESSFSWLVILRLHPQMVVNAQQLWRGFASMPTARIPADIRALAPAHVDWALFTRSHFAALAPKLRNDLIERAETAVTSRIFAIVGVALLITQGFVMRGLAQRVGEHILASFGVLVLTITLIVLGYTGNLAVLYIASCAIAVGMGVLEPSMSAMITHAAGPKRRGQISGTQRGLGSLARMTAPPLNNWLVAVHTWIPFYASAALMGTGFILSLGIKPMSAIDAEGQAESAGAQAAP; translated from the coding sequence ATGAAACGAACGCCCCTCCTTATCCTGTGCCTCACGCTGTTCCTGGATATGTTGGGGTTCGGATTCATCATGCCGCTGCTGCCGGTGTACATCACGCACTACGGCGGCGCGCCATGGGTGGGTGGGGCGCTGATGGCCACCTTCTCCCTGATGCAGTTCGTTTTCGCGCCGATCTGGGGCCGCCGGTCCGATTTCACGGGCCGCCGACCTGTGATCCTGGTGGGCCTGGGCGGCTCCGCGGTTTCGTACTTCTTCTTCGGCGCTGCGCCAAATCTGGCCGTGCTGTTTCTGGCGCGCGCCGCCTCCGGCATCCTTACCGCAGCCAGCCTTCCCACATCTCAGGCCTACGTCGCCGACGTTACTCCACCTGAGAAGCGCTCGAGCGGAATGGCCATGCTCGGAGCCAGCTTTGGACTGGGATTCGCTTTCGGTCCGCTCCTCGGCGGCGTGCTCGGACGGTACTCCCTATTCGGACTTCCCGCGCTGGCAACACCGGCTCTCGTTGCGGCCGGCCTTGCCGTGGGCAACTGGTTTCTGGCGTGGCGACTCTTACCGGAGAGCCATACCGACCGATCCGTCACCCAGGAGAAGCGCAGCGCGCTGGATGCGTTTCCGGCAATCGCTCGTGCCTTTCGCGATCCCACCGTCTCGCGGCTGCTGACGGTAAATGTATTCATCACATTTGCTTTTACTGCCGTGGAGTCCAGCTTCAGCTGGCTGGTAATCCTCCGCTTACATCCACAAATGGTCGTCAACGCGCAGCAGTTGTGGCGGGGCTTTGCGTCCATGCCGACCGCGCGCATTCCGGCAGATATCCGTGCTTTGGCCCCGGCACATGTCGACTGGGCCCTCTTTACGCGCTCACATTTCGCGGCTCTCGCGCCGAAACTGAGGAACGACTTGATCGAGCGAGCCGAGACCGCCGTCACCAGCCGGATATTCGCTATCGTGGGCGTCGCCCTCCTCATTACTCAGGGGTTCGTGATGCGCGGCCTCGCCCAGCGCGTTGGAGAGCACATTCTGGCCTCGTTCGGCGTTCTGGTACTTACGATTACGCTGATCGTATTGGGTTACACCGGAAACCTTGCGGTGCTCTATATAGCTTCTTGTGCAATCGCGGTCGGAATGGGCGTACTCGAGCCCTCCATGAGCGCGATGATCACGCATGCGGCCGGACCGAAGCGGCGTGGTCAGATATCCGGAACGCAGCGCGGCCTCGGCAGCCTGGCCCGCATGACCGCGCCACCGCTCAATAACTGGCTCGTTGCCGTTCATACCTGGATCCCGTTTTACGCATCGGCTGCGCTGATGGGAACGGGATTCATTCTGAGCCTGGGCATCAAGCCGATGTCTGCTATCGACGCCGAGGGCCAAGCCGAGTCTGCCGGAGCGCAGGCGGCGCCTTAG
- the metF gene encoding methylenetetrahydrofolate reductase [NAD(P)H], translating to MHIHDIFAAQTTTFSFEFSPPKTDDAAGALFAAIRRLERLQPSFVSVTYGAGGSTRGRTQDLVVRIKRETSCDAVPHLTCVCHSEADIRAMLQRYAENGISNLHALGGDVPLDRAGYDRGQDAFRYATDLVAYIRRFNESGVHPDRRGFGIGVAGFPEGHPATPNRLLEMDYLKAKVDAGADYIVTQLFFDNRDFFDFRERCQLAGINVPIIAGLMPVTSMQGLKRMAELALGCRFPARLIRLLNRCADDDGIRRAGVHWATEQCRDLLDGGVRGIHFYTLNRSHATTEIYAGLGVQNSRQLLEPRAG from the coding sequence ATGCATATTCACGATATATTTGCAGCTCAAACCACGACCTTCAGCTTCGAGTTCAGCCCTCCCAAAACCGACGATGCGGCGGGAGCCCTGTTCGCAGCAATCCGGCGTCTGGAGCGGCTGCAGCCCAGCTTCGTTTCGGTGACGTACGGCGCCGGCGGCTCAACGCGTGGCAGGACTCAGGATCTGGTGGTGCGCATCAAGCGCGAAACATCGTGCGATGCCGTGCCACACCTTACCTGCGTCTGCCACAGTGAGGCGGATATTCGCGCGATGCTGCAGCGATATGCCGAAAACGGCATATCGAATCTCCATGCGCTGGGCGGCGATGTACCGTTGGACCGTGCCGGTTACGACCGGGGGCAGGATGCCTTTCGTTATGCCACCGATCTGGTGGCGTATATACGGCGCTTCAACGAGAGCGGCGTACATCCGGACCGTCGCGGCTTTGGTATCGGAGTCGCCGGCTTTCCAGAGGGGCACCCAGCAACACCGAACCGTCTGCTGGAGATGGACTACCTGAAGGCGAAGGTGGATGCCGGCGCCGATTACATCGTGACCCAGCTGTTCTTCGACAATCGCGATTTCTTTGACTTCCGGGAGCGGTGCCAACTTGCCGGGATCAACGTACCGATCATCGCCGGTCTGATGCCGGTCACCTCGATGCAGGGGCTGAAGCGGATGGCCGAGCTCGCGCTGGGGTGTCGGTTTCCGGCACGGTTGATCAGATTGCTCAACCGGTGCGCCGATGATGACGGCATTCGCCGCGCCGGGGTTCACTGGGCAACCGAGCAGTGCCGCGATCTGCTGGATGGCGGAGTACGCGGTATCCACTTCTACACCCTGAACCGCTCGCACGCAACCACGGAAATCTACGCCGGCCTCGGCGTGCAGAACT